Genomic window (Nymphaea colorata isolate Beijing-Zhang1983 chromosome 1, ASM883128v2, whole genome shotgun sequence):
AAAGCATTGATTCATATAAATTTCTTATAATAAAAGTTTgctatttattataaaacaccTGCAGTAATGCAAAACACACATTGCTTTAAAATGTAATAAACTGACCAGGATGAGCCTTTGGTCCATCCATTGAACTATCAACAACATGGTGATAtaacaactaaaaatttatcTGAAACTATCAACTTGACGTGAACATGTAATTTTCATGATATCTAAGAGAAGTCTGCATAAGACAAGCCTGATTGTCAAGATGGTCCTGTAAAAATTCAAAACTAATGAACATAATTGGCAGTACAAAATATGACTTAACTAATAACTAGTGTGCTATGCAAATAATGAGATATCATGCTGGTACACCCAAAAAGGGACACAGCTTTGCAAGCCAGTCACCTAGATGAGGAATTCAACCCAAAAGAGCAACGAAAAGAACAGTGAGCAGTCCATGATCTGTCTGATAATTATCGAACTAGCTTTCATAAGGAAAATAAATGCACAAGTTTCTTACACACGGGCATCATTCTACATATATTGAACTACATTGTCATCTGCATCATCCCATTTCTTGCCACTTAAAAGAGTCTATCTTGTTGAGCTCCACCTGAAATATTTAGATCTGGTATAATAGTTCCTAGAATTCCATTTCAATATTTGAGCTTTAATATCCATAGAAGATTAACTCATATGTAGTTAACAGCTGTCACATTTGTgcacatttaaatttttattaattcatATTTCAGTTAGTCATTTCCTTTGATAGGTGTCACCGTTCAAATTGTTATAGATAGTGCATATTTAAGAaagtttcctttcatttttaaaGTAATAAATATCAAAATACCAGCACCTTTGGCAACATTCGGCCTATAACTTGTTTATGTCTTCAACAATGATTAGTGTCAAGTTCTGGAGAACACCTATAGACTGAGAGCCACATACCCTACAAACTGAGAACAGCAGAAAGCATGTCTGGAATTTCAACCAAGAAACTACCAAACTACCAATATAAATTATAACCCACCAATAACAGAATCAAAATATTGCAGgataatttttatgtttattaaTATTTCAGTTTTCCAGAGTCTTCTTATGTGACTACAACTGAATTACCTATAGCTTGTGAAAAGAAGTCCTACACTAGTACTTCTTCCTTCCCATGATGCAATTAAAATCAATCTAGGACGtaaaatgctaaaaaaatcACATACGAAAATACTAGCAAAAGGGTGCCATTTTCTGGCGTTGCTCAAGAATCTACCAGCAGGATTGACAATTTACTTACCTATAGATTCCATCAGTTACCAACTGGTGATTTTCTTGATAATATATTCTGATATTATGTGTGAAAGCATTGCCAGCAGTTATAACAGCAACTTTACGAATGAGCTCCCCGATCACAACCAGTGCAAGGCCTAGATTGCTCACCCACCATTGTTCCTTTAGTTCTCGAAATAACATAAGCTCTGCCACGTACTCGATTAATGCACAAATCATTGCAAGAAGATATTGCTTGCTGATTAAAAGTGCTGCATGGTCATCGATATTTTAGTTACCAAGATGTGGCATGCATTGACAAGAAAATTGGACATAGACGAAGAATAAAAAGACTAAGAAGCAAGCGCCACCAGTATCTTTCAAATACCTTTTAAAATCATCTAACTAAAATacttaacccaaaaaaaagagaCTTTAGTGATATTTCTTATGACGAATAGCACTTAACAGTAAACTTCCTGGACTTGAAAAGGCAGATTCGCTGCCAGTGGAGAACCCCAGTTTGTTCGACACTAAGAAAAAACACACAGATCAGACTTACAAGTACAAAGGAAATAATAACATCTTCCCGTATAGGAGAATGTACTATCTTCAGCCATAGGATTGAGATACTAAGATATGATTTCTTATACAGCCCCTTTTCTTCGGTAATAACTGTCTAGGGTATTGGAAGTTGATAAATATCAAAGCCACCTAATCCTTAGAGGGTGAATTCAGCATCTTCCAGCAACGCAGTATTCCAAGTTCAACTAATCTTCCTTGCATTCCATAACACCAACATCTGCCTTCCTTTTCGCGAAACTTTTCGAACTTCACTCTCCTCTTACCCATTTCTTGTGTCAAATTAACGAGCTTTTGTGCTCGTGAGTTGAACCCCTAATACCCCGTTCCATTTATTCCTCGGCGCAAAACCCTGGTGCACTCTCTGTCGACCATAAAAAGCACCCCATTATCTCATCcttgatgaagaaaaaaaaaaaaacggtgaAAACAGAACCCTAGACGCCCTTCAACTCGAATGGCTTCAAAGACAACCTGGTCTGATTTCGAAATAGAGAAACTACCCACTTGttctcctttcttcttattttggtGGACTAACAGTTTAGCAAATTCAGTTCACCGATTTTCATAACCCACATACGAACAGCACAGTGttgaagaggaaggagagatgAAGGGTCGAAGAGTAAAGGTGGGGAGGGTGACAACTCACATGAAGCGTTCACTCTGTGCCGGCCGTGGAATCGGACGGCGAGGGCGTACTCGGAAGCGTGGAAGAAGACCACGGCCGCCAGCATCTGCAGCAGCTGCCTGCACCACGTCTCCATTGCCTTTCTTCTCCCTCGCTTTCTTCGAGGGAACTGGCGAAGATAGAGACCAAAAACGACGCCCGGAGGGCCTATATTTTCTGAATCTTCCACCTTGCGTCTTCCTTTCTTAATTGCCAGTCCAATAAAAAGGGAATTGACTGTGACAGGTCAGATAAATGGTGGGATATCGACCGAGTTGTGATGGACCTTACCTCGAGACTTATCATGATCTGCCATTATCATATCAAAGGTGAACCCTCGTACCTGCACCATTTTCCAACACAAGATCCTATCATTCTAGATACTGAACAAATTCAAACAGCATTATTTGCAACGGAACCAAAGTCATGGAACAATCAAGCAAGATAAACGTTTTACATAGGTAATTTTGACGTAGATTTGAACCATTGGATGTGGTGGGAAGGGATTCACTTCACCTCTCGCAGACCGCCAAATGGCATTGCCACTAAGGAAACATAAGCAATCAAACAAGAACATATGCATGGAACGTTTCATCAATTTAACTATCCTTGAGACAGATCCACTAACACTTTAcacttttttattgttcataTTGCCCAACGCCCTTTTGTGATCCATAAACCAGTCTTGAGGTCTGCATTAACATAGTTAATCAAACACAATACTATATATTTTCTATCATACGTGTCACTAACGTTAATTGTATTTGGCTTTAACATTATATACCACAAACAAGTTTTAGTTTACACAAGTAGGACGGACCATCTGCTAGTGCAAAAATAACATAATTCTAGTCAATACTTCTAAAATCCTTCTTTTGTAGGACCCGCCGATCCACTGTTTAAACAAACTGTGGATATCTGCAACAATAACTGAAAACACGAAGATCCACATTTGGTTTTGGACCTCAGATATTCTGTTTAACAATAGTGTTTGATTTCATATCAAATACAGGGTCTCATTAGGGGGATCTGGAGCAGATCTGGCTCGGACTATGGACAAGGTTATTTAATACCCGAAAACAGCAAGGAATCCGGAACTATTGCCTCGAATGGGACCCGATCCATTCGCGGTCGCCAGCCAtgaggatgaaaaaaaattattttcgtTCTCtcaaattcaaaagttttcCCAGAGCGGAGCGCCCAAAAGGCGAGCATGGGAATCCCGAACGCCGATAGGCCGTTAGTCAGAAAAATCTGACGGTGTACCTTCCCGCCCACCGTCCTTCTTCCCACCAAGAATTTCGAAATCCTCCGCTTCCGGCTTCCCCCAATCCCCTCTCCCCCCTTGCCCTTTCCTTTTCTAGGGTTCATATGCACAGAGTCGAGAaatctccctctttttctctatcCAAAACGATCTGTATTTCTTTTCCGACGTCCTGAAGCTTGGTTCGGCGAAAGCGATGGCGGAGTTGGATTGGAAGCACCACACTATCATCCAATCCTTGCTCTCTCGCGGCCCTCTCAAAGAGTCGGCCTTTCGATCTCTCTTCGCAGATGTTACCGGCAAGAATCCAGGTCTTTATCTTTCCCTTTCATTCTTTGTGCAGGATACTTGATTATCCGTTCTCCGGTGGAAAGCCGGAGAGCAAATGTGTTTTGTTTACATTGGAGATGTTTGGCTTCTTTGTTTGACTTTCAACTCATTGTGTTCGGTGAGTTGGGAGTTTGAGCCAAGAACACGATGTGAGTGGAAAAGATGTTTGATGGGATCAtgctttcttctcttgtttgcTTTCTGGTCGTCCACGACCAAAGGAGCAGCAAAGTTATATAGGAGGTTGGACGATGATGGATTTTGACGAGGACATTAATGACTGGTATCGACAGGAGCTTTCTTGCTCTTGGTGCAGTTTGAGATGATTAtcttttatgctttttttttttccctttggcTTCTTTGTTCGGTTATCAGGTTTTTGTCCTAACTAGTCAGGGATGCCTATAAATAGTTAGGAGGCGATGTCTTTTGTGACTGATGAtcaggaggaagaggaggactATGACCTCAGgtctctcct
Coding sequences:
- the LOC116246138 gene encoding protein-S-isoprenylcysteine O-methyltransferase A-like isoform X2, whose protein sequence is METWCRQLLQMLAAVVFFHASEYALAVRFHGRHRVNASSLLISKQYLLAMICALIEYVAELMLFRELKEQWWVSNLGLALVVIGELIRKVAVITAGNAFTHNIRIYYQENHQLVTDGIYRFVRHPGYCGFFIWAIGTQIMLCNPICIVGFTFVTWCFFSRRIR
- the LOC116246138 gene encoding probable protein-S-isoprenylcysteine O-methyltransferase isoform X1 → METWCRQLLQMLAAVVFFHASEYALAVRFHGRHRVNASSLLISKQYLLAMICALIEYVAELMLFRELKEQWWVSNLGLALVVIGELIRKVAVITAGNAFTHNIRIYYQENHQLVTDGIYRFVRHPGYCGFFIWAIGTQIMLCNPICIVGFTFVTWCFFSRRIRYEEFFLRQFFGQQYEVYAQKVPSGLPFIK